In Aphelocoma coerulescens isolate FSJ_1873_10779 chromosome 23, UR_Acoe_1.0, whole genome shotgun sequence, a genomic segment contains:
- the ID3 gene encoding DNA-binding protein inhibitor ID-3 produces the protein MKAISPVRSVRSCYEAVCCLSEQSLAIARGSHNKSPALEEPMNLLYDMNDCYSKLRELVPGIPQGTKVSQVEILQHVIDYIFDLQIVLEEGSKGRDPSSEATLLSLKAAELASELPTEDERSLCH, from the exons ATGAAAGCTATCAGCCCGGTGCGCTCCGTCCGGAGCTGCTACGAGGCCGTTTGCTGCCTCTCGGAGCAGAGTTTGGCCATCGCCCGGGGCAGCCACAACAAGAGCCCGGCCTTGGAAGAGCCCATGAACTTGCTCTACGATATGAACGACTGCTATTCCAAATTGCGGGAGCTGGTGCCGGGCATCCCTCAAGGCACCAAGGTGAGCCAGGTGGAGATCCTGCAGCACGTCATAGACTACATCTTCGACCTCCAGATCGTGCTGGAGGAGGGGTCCAAGGGCCGCGACCCCTCCTCCGAGGCCACCCTACTCTCCCTCAAG GCGGCTGAACTCGCCTCAGAGCTCCCCACCGAAGACGAGAGAAGTTTGTGTCACTAA